The Collimonas sp. PA-H2 genome contains a region encoding:
- a CDS encoding type II toxin-antitoxin system RelE/ParE family toxin — MERCRRFLMEKNPQAARRAGQAIERQFLLLETSPDIGRPFPEFPELRELMIVFGDSGYVALYRYEPAADAVYVLAFRHQKEAGY, encoded by the coding sequence TTGGAGCGTTGCCGCCGGTTTCTTATGGAGAAAAATCCGCAGGCGGCCAGAAGGGCTGGTCAGGCTATCGAACGGCAATTCCTGCTACTGGAAACGTCACCGGACATAGGCCGGCCATTCCCCGAATTTCCCGAGCTGCGCGAACTGATGATCGTGTTTGGGGATTCTGGCTATGTCGCCCTGTACCGTTACGAACCGGCTGCCGATGCCGTGTATGTGCTGGCTTTCCGGCACCAGAAAGAAGCGGGGTACTGA
- a CDS encoding CopG family ribbon-helix-helix protein: MATTLKIDDDLKGRVQHLAGLRRRSPHWIMREAIEQYVEREEARESFKQEALASWTAYQETGRHLTGQEVRTWLSTWGTDAETELPNCHE; this comes from the coding sequence ATGGCAACAACACTCAAGATCGATGACGACCTGAAAGGCCGCGTCCAGCATTTGGCAGGTTTGCGGCGGCGTTCGCCGCACTGGATTATGCGTGAGGCGATTGAACAGTACGTCGAGCGTGAAGAGGCTCGTGAGAGCTTCAAACAGGAGGCGTTGGCATCCTGGACCGCATATCAGGAAACCGGCCGTCATCTGACCGGCCAAGAAGTGCGCACCTGGTTGAGCACTTGGGGTACTGACGCGGAAACGGAGTTGCCCAATTGCCACGAGTAA